In the Deinococcus yavapaiensis KR-236 genome, one interval contains:
- a CDS encoding agmatine deiminase family protein: MKHLLAPPFPRALGFSMPSEWAPHAATWTSWPFDDELWVGHLDGVRAEFADLVKTIARFEPVHLLVRDEEAEADARSRLGTANVTYHRVALDDVWFRDNGPLFVVRGAPEGDQVSFVNFEFNSWGRKFEWENDTKAPETVAAFLGAAHWDSSVVMEGGSLELNGAGVALTTRQCLLSEERNPHLGEEDLEALLRDFLGIEKLLWLDAGLEGDHTDGHIDTITRFVNERTIVTVIEEDQDDPNFATMRANLERLKTFTDARGRPFDIVELPLPRTYMELEGKRLPPTYANFYVGNGFVVVPIYGDPNDDRALEILRGVFADREVIGLMSRELITGGGSFHCVTQQQPVGAVWKGDDLD, translated from the coding sequence GTGAAGCACCTTCTCGCCCCTCCGTTTCCGCGCGCCCTCGGCTTCTCCATGCCGTCCGAGTGGGCGCCTCACGCCGCTACGTGGACGAGCTGGCCGTTCGACGACGAGCTGTGGGTGGGCCACCTCGACGGTGTGCGCGCGGAGTTCGCCGATCTCGTGAAGACCATCGCGCGCTTCGAACCCGTCCACCTGCTCGTGCGCGATGAGGAAGCCGAGGCGGACGCCCGTTCACGCCTCGGAACCGCGAACGTGACGTACCACCGCGTCGCGCTCGACGACGTGTGGTTTCGCGACAACGGCCCGCTGTTCGTCGTGCGAGGCGCGCCCGAGGGCGATCAAGTCAGCTTCGTGAACTTCGAGTTCAACTCGTGGGGCCGCAAGTTCGAGTGGGAGAACGACACGAAAGCGCCCGAGACGGTCGCGGCGTTCCTCGGCGCGGCGCACTGGGATTCGAGCGTCGTGATGGAAGGCGGAAGCTTGGAGCTCAACGGCGCGGGCGTCGCCCTCACGACACGTCAATGCCTTCTGAGCGAGGAGCGCAATCCGCACTTGGGCGAAGAGGACCTCGAAGCGCTGCTGCGCGACTTTCTCGGCATCGAAAAGCTGCTGTGGCTCGACGCGGGCCTCGAAGGCGACCACACGGACGGCCACATCGACACGATCACGCGCTTCGTGAACGAGCGGACGATCGTCACCGTGATCGAAGAAGATCAAGACGACCCGAACTTCGCGACGATGCGCGCGAATCTCGAGCGTCTCAAAACGTTCACCGACGCGCGAGGTCGCCCGTTCGACATCGTGGAGCTTCCCTTGCCGCGAACGTACATGGAGCTCGAAGGCAAGCGCTTGCCGCCCACCTACGCGAACTTCTACGTCGGCAACGGCTTCGTCGTCGTCCCGATTTACGGAGATCCGAACGACGACCGCGCCTTGGAGATCCTGCGAGGCGTCTTTGCGGACCGTGAAGTCATCGGCCTCATGTCACGAGAACTCATCACCGGCGGCGGCAGCTTTCACTGCGTCACGCAGCAGCAACCCGTCGGCGCCGTTTGGAAGGGAGACGACCTTGACTAA
- the aguB gene encoding N-carbamoylputrescine amidase, which translates to MTNRTVKLAVVQMSMTDVLQENVAKAERFVREAAAEGANVILVPELFENLYFCQAEREEFFSLAHEVDGHPFLGRFQDLARELGVVLPISFFERSGHAHYNSLAMIDADGDLMGVYRKSHIPDGPGYEEKYYFNPGDTGFKVWKTRYGTIGVGICWDQWYPETARAMALLGAEILLYPTAIGSEPEEAGGIDTKDMWQRAMIGHAVSNVVYLAAANRIGSERVQHGDGKVTEQAFYGHSFIADFTGTKQREFGKTEQGVLTLDLDLDKARTFRAGMGFFRDRRPELYAPLLTLDGKTKRA; encoded by the coding sequence TTGACTAACCGCACCGTGAAACTCGCCGTCGTGCAGATGAGCATGACGGACGTGCTGCAAGAAAACGTCGCCAAGGCCGAGCGTTTCGTGCGCGAAGCCGCCGCGGAGGGCGCGAACGTCATCCTCGTGCCCGAGCTCTTCGAAAACCTCTACTTTTGTCAGGCGGAACGCGAGGAGTTCTTCTCGCTCGCGCACGAAGTCGACGGGCATCCGTTCCTGGGCCGATTCCAAGACCTCGCGCGCGAACTCGGCGTCGTCTTGCCGATCTCGTTTTTCGAGCGCAGCGGACACGCGCACTACAACTCGCTCGCCATGATCGACGCGGACGGGGATCTCATGGGGGTGTACCGTAAAAGCCACATTCCCGACGGCCCCGGCTACGAAGAGAAGTACTACTTCAATCCCGGCGACACGGGCTTCAAAGTCTGGAAGACGCGCTACGGCACCATCGGCGTCGGCATCTGCTGGGATCAGTGGTATCCGGAGACGGCGCGCGCCATGGCCTTGTTGGGCGCCGAGATCCTGCTGTACCCGACCGCCATCGGCTCGGAACCCGAGGAAGCGGGCGGAATCGACACGAAGGACATGTGGCAGCGCGCCATGATCGGGCACGCCGTCAGCAACGTCGTGTACCTCGCCGCCGCGAACCGGATCGGCAGCGAGCGGGTGCAGCACGGCGACGGCAAGGTGACCGAGCAGGCCTTCTACGGCCACTCGTTCATTGCAGACTTCACCGGCACGAAGCAGCGCGAGTTCGGCAAGACCGAGCAAGGCGTGCTGACGCTCGACCTCGACCTCGACAAAGCCCGCACGTTCCGCGCCGGAATGGGTTTCTTCCGTGACCGTCGCCCCGAACTGTACGCGCCGCTTCTAACGCTCGACGGCAAGACGAAGCGCGCGTAG